A region from the Gossypium hirsutum isolate 1008001.06 chromosome A08, Gossypium_hirsutum_v2.1, whole genome shotgun sequence genome encodes:
- the LOC107929666 gene encoding trihelix transcription factor ASIL2, which produces MSNPSSPSPEQGIPSNTSPPPPSETLLSLPAPPTSRSTPSATATVTPNPRRLPPPCWSHDETVALIDAYRDKWYTLRRGNLKASHWQEVADAVTRRCPMATPPKTAVQCRHKMEKLRKRYRTEIQRARSMPVSRFVSSWVHFKRMDAMEKGPNVKADYNSDSPDDENGDDEEDGQDQEFYDDGYKNGNLNTRSVQKLYRNEIGNNGGSVSGDGNSGGFRIRIPTGVSIAQPGPRFYGKIDHKYGANPNPNPNINANSHPSKGNFGGSGSGSAYGTRILRGFEDLPEKTAASGKRERERDAVTEMVSAIKVLGDGFVRMEQMKMEMAREIETMRMEMEMKRTEVILESQQRIVEAFAKAVSERKKKPKRMPLPQS; this is translated from the coding sequence ATGTCCAACCCATCTTCTCCCTCACCCGAACAGGGTATACCATCCAACACATCGCCTCCACCACCATCGGAAACGCTGCTGTCGCTCCCGGCACCGCCTACGTCCAGATCCACGCCGTCGGCAACCGCCACCGTCACGCCCAACCCAAGGCGGCTCCCTCCGCCTTGTTGGTCTCACGATGAAACCGTCGCGTTAATCGACGCCTACCGCGACAAATGGTATACACTTCGTCGTGGGAACCTTAAAGCCAGCCACTGGCAAGAAGTTGCGGACGCGGTGACTCGGCGCTGCCCTATGGCGACGCCTCCTAAGACGGCCGTGCAGTGCCGCCACAAGATGGAGAAGCTCCGGAAGCGGTATCGGACCGAGATCCAGCGGGCTAGATCTATGCCCGTTTCGAGATTTGTTTCTTCTTGGGTCCACTTTAAGCGCATGGACGCTATGGAAAAGGGACCTAATGTGAAAGCCGATTATAACTCGGATAGCCCAGATGACGAAAACGGTGATGACGAAGAAGATGGGCAAGACCAAGAGTTTTACGACGATGGCTATAAAAACGGCAACCTAAATACGAGAAGTGTACAAAAGTTGTACAGAAATGAGATTGGAAACAACGGTGGAAGTGTCAGCGGTGACGGGAATAGCGGTGGGTTCAGAATTAGGATCCCAACCGGAGTTAGTATAGCTCAGCCAGGGCCAAGATTTTATGGAAAAATAGATCACAAGTACGGTGCAAACCCAAATCCTAACCCCAATATTAACGCGAATTCTCACCCCAGTAAGGGTAATTTTGGTGGGTCGGGTTCCGGATCGGCTTATGGGACTAGGATTTTAAGAGGGTTTGAGGATCTGCCCGAGAAAACGGCAGCATCAGGGAAGAGGGAAAGGGAAAGAGATGCTGTTACAGAGATGGTGTCAGCTATAAAGGTGTTAGGAGATGGGTTCGTAAGGATGGAGCAGATGAAGATGGAAATGGCGAGGGAGATAGAGACGATGAGGATGGAGATGGAGATGAAGAGGACCGAGGTGATATTGGAGTCACAGCAGAGAATTGTTGAAGCTTTCGCTAAGGCAGTTTCAGAGAGGAAGAAGAAGCCCAAAAGAATGCCCTTACCTCAGTCCTAA
- the LOC107900802 gene encoding rac-like GTP-binding protein 5, producing the protein MSTAAATAAATATTQTKFIKCVTVGDGAVGKTCLLISYTSNTFPTDYVPTVFDNFSANVMVDGQTVNLGIWDTAGQEDYNRLRPLSYRGADVFLLAFSLISRPSYENVSKKWVPELRHYAPRAPIVLVGTKLDLRDDRRFHFDYPGACTISTEQGLELKKQIGALAYIECSSKTQQNVKAVFDAAIKVVLQPAKKKKQKKRTGICLVL; encoded by the exons ATGAGTACGGCGGCAGCGACGGCGGCGGCAACAGCTACAACACAAACGAAATTCATAAAATGTGTTACAGTTGGGGATGGAGCTGTTGGAAAGACTTGTCTCCTTATATCTTATACAAGCAACACTTTTCCAACT GATTATGTTCCTACTGTTTTTGACAACTTCAGCGCCAATGTAATGGTTGATGGGCAGACTGTCAATTTGGGTATATGGGATACTGCTG GTCAGGAAGACTACAACAGGCTAAGGCCTCTAAGTTATAGAGGCGCTGATGTGTTTCTTCTTGCTTTCTCCCTTATTAGTAGGCCCAGCTATGAGAACGTATCGAAAAAA TGGGTTCCAGAGCTGAGACATTATGCTCCGAGAGCGCCGATTGTTCTTGTGGGGACCAAACTAG ATTTAAGAGATGACAGACGGTTCCACTTCGATTATCCTGGGGCGTGTACTATTTCTACAGAACAG GGTCTTGAACTGAAGAAGCAAATAGGAGCACTGGCATACATAGAGTGCAGCTCAAAGACACAGCAG AATGTTAAAGCTGTATTTGATGCTGCTATCAAGGTTGTTCTTCAGCCTGCaaagaaaaagaagcaaaagAAGAGAACAGGTATATGCCTTGTTCTCTAA
- the LOC107929691 gene encoding casein kinase II subunit beta-1: MYSHRDRGGGRGGPLDRKRINDALDKSSPSTSRGFNSKDKGRPSVPSTSAGKSLLSHRDSRSKAKCSAEESETDSEESDVSGSEGDDTSWISWFCGLRGNEFFCEVDDEYIQDDFNLCGLSSQVPYYDYALDLILDVESSHGDMFTEEQNELVESAAEMLYGLIHVRYILTSKGMSAMLEKYKSYDFGRCPRVYCCGQSCLPVGQSDIPRASTVKIYCAKCEDVYYPRSKYQGNIDGAYFGATFPHLFLMTYGHLKPQKATQNYIPRVFGFKIHKP, from the exons atgtaTAGTCATAGAGATCGAGGAGGAGGAAGGGGAGGACCGTTGGATCGGAAGCGCATAAACGATGCGCTGGACAAGTCTTCCCCGTCCACTTCGAGGGGCTTCAACAGCAAAGACAAAGGAAGACCCTCTGTTCCTTCAACTTCCGCTGGTAAATCCCTGCTTTCTCATCGCGATTCACGTTCCAAAGCCAAATGTTCTGCTG AGGAGTCAGAAACCGACAGTGAAGAATCAGACGTTAGTGGTTCCGAGGGAGATGACACGTCTTGGATTTCATGGTTTTGCGGTTTGCGAGGCAATGAGTTCTTTTGTGAAGTTGATGATGAATACATCCAAGATGACTTCAATCTTTGCGGGTTGAGCAGTCAAGTTCCATATTATGACTACGCCCTTGATTTAATATTGGATGTTGAATCTTCTCATG GTGATATGTTCACCGAAGAACAGAATGAATTAGTTGAATCAGCTGCTGAGATGTTGTATGGTCTTATACATGTACGTTACATATTAACTAGCAAGGGAATGTCTGCTATG TTGGAGAAGTACAAAAGCTACGATTTTGGGAGATGCCCTAGAGTTTATTGCTGTGGACAATCTTGTCTTCCAGTTGGTCAGTCAGATATTCCTCGTGCCAGTACCGTGAAAATCTACTGTGCAAAGTGTGAAGATGTATATTATCCTCGGTCCAAGTATCAAGGCA ATATCGATGGAGCATACTTCGGGGCGACATTTCCACATCTATTTCTGATGACGTATGGACACCTAAAGCCACAAAAGGCAACGCAAAACTACATCCCCAGAGTATTTGGGTTCAAGATCCACAAGCCCTGA
- the LOC107929671 gene encoding uncharacterized protein codes for MHQKKSEVQIGKESSGVSSGFNPKPSTVHHHHHHHHQHFNYHHRLQQLSDTTAPAGTGTSPVYVFPQIITQSSSGNDAIPSPPSSSSTSPNPYKRPLLTQTPSLTKSPTLYRFTPPPQFNSRNTASFFSFSVAAKSSFYRILHRFKHLRRLRVYLRLILLLSLPFLYFLLSPPSHSLLLDFLTAFAFSVALLFSLNLALPRLPSIRLFLARSFPVTLKSSSSLSRSHLPVFWSIGSRSKSEKRSNSGCWVQVYSNGDVYEGEFHKGKCSGSGVYHYYMSGRYEGDWVDGKYDGYGVETWARGSRYRGQFRQGLRHGFGVYWFYTGDVYAGEWSNGQSHGCGIHTCEDGSRYVGEFQWGVKHGLGHYHFRNGDTYAGEYFADKMHGFGMYCFANGHQYEGAWHEGRRQGLGMYTFRSGETQSGHWQNGILDVPSTRNNTYPVSPVAVYHSKVLNAVQEARRAAEKAYDVAKVDERVNKAVASANGAANAARVIAVKAVQKQMDHNHNNNNAV; via the exons ATGCATCAGAAGAAATCGGAAGTTCAGATCGGAAAAGAAAGCAGCGGCGTCTCCTCCGGTTTTAATCCCAAACCTTCCACCgttcaccaccaccaccaccaccaccaccagcaTTTCAATTACCACCACCGTTTACAACAGCTTTCCGATACAACAGCGCCGGCGGGTACCGGGACGTCTCCGGTTTACGTTTTCCCTCAGATAATTACTCAGAGCTCGTCTGGAAATGATGCGATTCCATCTCCTCCGTCTTCATCTTCCACTTCTCCGAACCCTTACAAGAGACCCCTTTTGACCCAAACGCCGTCTCTCACCAAATCCCCTACTTTGTACCGTTTCACCCCTCCCCCGCAGTTCAATTCCCGGAATACGGCGTCGTTCTTTTCCTTCTCCGTCGCTGCTAAATCATCCTTTTATCGAATCCTCCACCGTTTCAAGCACCTGCGTCGTCTTCGAGTTTACCTACGCTTAATCCTCCTTTTATCTCTCCCCTTTTTGTACTTCTTACTTTCACCTCCAAGCCACTCCCTTTTACTTGACTTCCTCACGGCTTTTGCTTTCTCGGTTGCCCTTCTTTTTTCCCTCAACCTCGCCCTTCCTCGCCTCCCTTCTATTCGACTGTTCTTAGCCCGTTCGTTTCCAGTTACGCTCAAGTCATCATCTTCACTATCGAGGTCGCACTTACCAGTGTTTTGGTCAATTGGGTCTCGGTCAAAATCCGAAAAGAGATCGAATTCAGGGTGTTGGGTTCAAGTTTATAGCAACGGAGACGTTTACGAAGGGGAATTTCATAAAGGCAAGTGCTCAGGGAGTGGCGTTTATCACTATTATATGAGTGGACGATACGAGGGGGATTGGGTAGATGGGAAGTACGACGGCTATGGGGTGGAAACATGGGCGAGAGGAAGCCGATATCGTGGGCAGTTTAGGCAGGGTCTTAGGCATGGATTCGGAGTTTATTGGTTCTACACTGGGGATGTCTATGCTGGTGAGTGGTCTAATGGGCAGAGCCATGGCTGTGGAATCCATACCTGTGAGGATGGAAGTCGATATGTTGGGGAATTCCAATGGGGTGTCAAGCATGGACTTGGACATTACCATTTTAG GAATGGAGATACATATGCTGGGGAATATTTTGCAGACAAGATGCATGGATTTGGTATGTATTGTTTTGCAAATGGCCATCAGTATGAAGGTGCTTGGCATGAGGGCAGACGACAAGGACTTGGAATGTATACATTTAGAAGTGGGGAAACACAATCTGGTCATTGGCAAAATGGAATCCTTGATGTCCCAAGCACACGGAATAATACCTATCCTGTATCTCCTGTAGCTGTCTATCATTCTAAAGTACTTAATGCTGTtcag GAGGCAAGAAGGGCTGCAGAGAAAGCTTATGATGTGGCCAAGGTAGATGAGAGAGTGAACAAGGCAGTAGCCTCAGCTAATGGAGCAGCCAACGCAGCAAGAGTAATTGCAGTAAAAGCAGTCCAAAAGCAAATGGATCATAACCACAATAACAACAATGCCGTGTGA
- the LOC107929672 gene encoding 60S ribosomal protein L37a has product MTKRTKKAGIVGKYGTRYGASLRKQIKKMEVSQHSKYFCEFCGKYAVKRKAVGIWGCKDCGKVKAGGAYTLNTASAVTVRSTIRRLREQTES; this is encoded by the exons ATG ACAAAGAGAACCAAGAAGGCCGGTATTGTTGGGAAATATG GTACCCGTTATGGTGCTAGTCTGCGCAAGCAGATTAAAAAGATGGAAGTCAGTCAACACAGCAAGTACTTCTGTGAATTCTGTGGAAAG TATGCGGTGAAGAGAAAAGCAGTCGGAATTTGGGGATGCAAAGACTGTGGAAAAGTGAAAGCAGGGGGTGCTTACACTTTGAA CACTGCAAGTGCTGTGACAGTCAGGAGCACCATTCGGAGGCTTAGGGAGCAGACCGAGAGTTAA